The genomic region GAACCTGCTGGACTTGTGGCCCGAGCGCGAGCGAGCCAGGGTGATGGCCTCGGTGCAGACCACCAATCCCCAGCGCCGACTGGTGCCAGTCGTCACACGTCAGGTGCGCAAGGATGGTGGCGTGTTCGAGGTCGAGATCACCGCGGGCAGCATCAGCTTCAACGGGGTGGAAGCCCGGCAGGTCCTGGCGATTGACATCACCGAGCGCCGCCGGGCCGAGCGCGAGATTGCGCGCATGGGCCGGGCCCAGCGGCTGCTCAGTGCGTGCAACGAGACGCTGGTGCGCGCCACCTCGGAAGAAGCACTGCTGCAATCCATCTGCCAGATCGCGGTGGACATTGGAGGCTACCGCATGGGCTGGGTCGGCTTTGCACGGGACGACGCCCAGCGAACCATTGAGCAGATGGCCCACGCGGGGCACAGCCGCGAATATCTGGAAAAACTCCAGGTGAGCTGGGACCCGGACAGCCCCTACGGCCAAGGCCCCGCCGGGCGTGCGGTGCGCAGTGGCGAGCCGGTGATCGTGCAGGACATTCGCCAGAGCCCTGATTTTGGTGACTGGACCCAGCGCATGCTGGACCATGGCTTTCACGGGGTGATCTGCCTGCCGCTGCGCGAGCGGGACCGCACCTTTGGCCTGCTGTACCTGTACGCCCCGGAGATTCTGCACATCAGTAACGAAGAAGCCGAGCTGCTGCAGGAGCTGGCCAACGATCTGGCCTTTGGCATCACCAGCCTGCGGGCGCACCAGGCGCAGCGGCGCATGCTGGAGTCGGTCACCAAGGTGGCGGCGGCCGTGTCGGTCAGCACCGGCACCGAATTTTTTGTGCAGCTGGCCCGCAACATGGCCGAAGCCCTGGGCGCACAGGCCGGCAGCCTGATACGGCTGGCCGCCCCGGAAGCCGGTGGGCAGCCCCGCGCCATCAACATGGGCACGGTGGTGGACGGCGTGGTCCAGCCTGCGTTCGACCTGCCGCTGGAGGGCACGCCCAGCATGCGGCTGCTCACCCAGCGCCAGTACGTGGTGCCCGATCACATGCTGGAGCAGTACCCCGGCTCCCCCCTGGGCAGCGGCATGCAGGCGCGCGCGTTTGCGGGGCAACAGCTGTGCAACATGGATGGGGAGGTGATCGGCGCCATCTTCGTGCTGTTCCGCGAGCCACTGACCGACCTGGACTTTGTCACCTCCACCCTGCAGATCTTCGCGGCACGCGCCTCGGCAGAAATTGAACGCCAGACCGCCGATGCCCGCATCCGGCACCAGGCCTCGCTGCTGGACAAGGCCCAGGATGCCATCCTGGTGCGGGATCTGGACCACCGCATCATCTACTGGAACAAGAGTGCCGAGCGCATGTACGGCTGGACACGCCTGCAGGTGCTGGGCCAGGCGGTGGACACTTTGCTGTACGACGACCCGGCCCCTTTCCTGCGCGCCACCCAGGCCACGGTGGAGCATGGCGAGTGGACGGGCGAGCTGGTGCAAAAGCACCGCGACGGCCGCACCATCGAAGTGGAGGGGCGGTGGACGCTGGTGCGGGGCGACGACGGACGGCCCCAGTCCATCCTCGCCATCAACACCGACATCACCCAGCGCAAGGCCACCGAGCGGGAAATCCAGCGCCTGGCCTTCTACGACCCGCTGACCAGCCTGCCCAACCGCATGCTGCTGATGGACCGCATGCACCACGCGCTGGCCGCCGCACGGCGCCATCAGCAGGGTGGGGCGCTGCTGTTCATCGATCTGGACAACTTCAAACAGCTCAACGACACCCTGGGCCACGACCAGGGCGATCTGCTGCTGCAGCAGGTAGCCACGCGCCTGACGCACTGCGTGCGCAATGTGGACACCGTGGCCCGCCTGGGCGGCGACGAGTTTGTGGTGATGCTGGAAGAACTGAGCCCCAGCGGCGACGACCTAGTGCTGCATGCGCGCAGTGTGGGAGAGAAGATCCTGTCCATGCTATCGGTGCCCTACCCGTTGCAGGGCTACCAGTACCGCAGCACGCCCAGCATCGGCATTGCGCCTTTCACGGGCACGGAATCCACCACCGTGGGCGAATTGCTCAAACAGGCCGACCTGGCCATGTACCAGGCCAAGACGGCAGGGCGCAACACGCTACGCTTTTTTGATCCGCAGATGCAGGCCGTGGTGACAGCCCGCGCCGCGCTGGAAGCCGACCTGCGGGTGGCCCTGGCGCAGGACGAGTTTTTGCTGCATTACCAGCCCCAGATGCGCCAGGCAGACGAGCGCACCGGCAGTGTGGCGGGCGTGGAAGCCCTGCTGCGCTGGAAGCACCCTCGCCGGGGCATGGTGCCGCCGTCCGACTTCATTCCGCTGGCTGAGGAAACCGGCCTCATCCTGCCGCTGGGCCGCTGGGTGCTGCACCACGCCTGCAAGCTGCTGGCCGACTGGCAGGCAGACCCGCTGCGCCGCGACCTGACGATGGCCGTCAACGTCAGCTCCAGCCAGTTCCGCAGCCCCAGCTTTGTAGAAGACGTGGCCCGGGTGCTGGCCATCACCGGGGCGCCTTCGGGCCAGCTCAAGCTGGAGCTGACCGAAAGCGTGCTGGTGGAGGACATGGAGGCCACCATTGCCACCATGACAGCGCTGCGTGCCTACGGCGTGGGGTTCTCGCTGGACGACTTTGGCACCGGCTACTCGTCCCTGAGCTACCTCAAGCGCATGCCGCTGGACCAGCTTAAGATCGACCAGAGCTTTGTGCGCGACCTGCTGACCGACCCGAACGACGCCGCCATTGTGGACACCATCATCGGCCTGTCCCGCAGCCTGGGACTGGAAGTGATTGCCGAGGGGGTGGAAACGGCAGAACAACGCGATCTGCTGGCACACGCAGGCTGCGAGCTGTACCAGGGCTACTTCTTCAGCAAGGCCCTGCCTGCTGAGGAGCTGGACGGCTTTTTGCACAGGATGCTCCCCGCTCCATCCACCCCACCTGAGCGCAAAGCCCATGCGGCCGATGCGCTGCAGCAGCGCTAACCGCCATATCAAGCCACCGGGTTGAAGGTTCGTCCTTGCCCAGGAACGCTTCAGAGCCTCTGTGCGCGGCGTTTCCCTTTTGTGCTCACCCCCCACTACCAACGCCTTTCAAAGCCCTTATCAGGCCTCTTAAGCCGTCTGAAGGGCATTAACTCCTGAGGGCATAGGTCGGCCCAACCGTTTTCCGTGCGGGAGCAGGTTTTGGAGTGTGCTCCAGCCCACATTGCGCTTTTCTGCGATCCGACCCGCTCAACGCGTTTTTGAGTCCCCTTCCTGACCCGCCCCGGATTTCAGGAAGTTGTTCTTCTGTCTTCTCTTTAATTTCCTTATAAAAACATAGTCGTAGTAGTAGAGGCAGCCCTTTTCTGTGGACAAGCGGAATTTTCTCAATGCTGTCAAGCACTTGCATGCTACCAAACCCTGTGTGCCAAGCCCTGTTTGTGCTGTCACGCCAACGGGGACAAAAACGGCAGAACGTGTTTTGGTGTGGATAAGCAGGCACTTGTGCCACAACTATCCCCAGTTTTATGCAGAGCAGCGCATTTCTGCCAAAAATGACCGCTACCGCAAGCGGAATAAGTGCAAGCAGCTCACTTTTTAATAGCAAACAGACGGAACCCAGGGGCATGGGAGTCTGAGCGTGCAGTGGCAACACGCTCAGATGCTCCCCCTGAAAACAGGTCGCAGCCGTGCAGTGCGGGGAAAGAACGCGTTTAAAAAGAGCCTTGCGCAGGACCTGGGGCTCTGTGGAGCCCTTGAACAGGTGCTGAGAGCGTCAGGTCCAACCGCGTACCGGCGGCAGGTCTTTGATGGCATGGAGCCCTGTGCAGAAGTCACGTGAGCTGCGTCCATCCCCTTGGGCTCCCCTTGAAGACTGCCGCTCCCGCTGAGGCATGCGGATCGTGCGGCAGGTAATGGGCGCAACGCGGGCCCATCTGCGCCAGACACCGAAAGCCGTGGCCCGATGCACTCCGATATCCCGAAGCCATGGCTGCAGAGGGCACAGCACATCCAGTTTCCACAAACCTGCGGCGGGGGTGTTCTGGATGTTGATCAGTTGTTCTTTAATAGTATTGTTGAAGAATAGCAGTAGTAATAGAGCAAGCCTGTTTTTGTGGACAACCGTATTTTTCTCAATGTTCACAAGCACTTGCGCGACAAAAAACCATGTGCGCGATTCTGTATGGATCTGCGCGCTGGCAGACAACAACTTTGGCCGATTCCATTTTTCTGTGGATAACGCACCAGTTGCTCTGAAAAAAAGCACAGGGTTATCCACAGAGTCAGGTTTTTGCCATCAAAAAAGCCCGCCGTCCTTGCGGAGGCGGGCTTTAGAGCAGAGATGCAGGCAGTGTGTGGGCTCTGCCTGCTGATATGAAGAAATGAAGAACGCTGGCTGAACCTGCTCTCAGCGGGGTGAACCTTCACCGTCCGGAGTGGGGCGCCCTTGGGGGCCGCCGCGCTTGCCGTGGTCGTGGCCACCAGGGCCACCGTGCATGCCGGGTCTTCCATGCATGCCTGGGCCGCGGGGCATCTCGGCATCAAAGGTCTTTTGTTGCTCCGGGCTCAGGCTGGCGTAGAACTTTTTCACGGCCTCATCCCGGCGGTCGGCCTCGGCGGTGTGCTGGGCACGCAGGGTGCGCATGCGGTCGATGCGCTCAGGGGTGGTGAGTTTGTCCAGTTCCTTGGGGTCGGGGCGCGCAGGGCGGGCAGGGGGCTGCATGGCGGTGGTGAATTCCGTCCAGGCACCTTCCTGTGCGGCAGTGAGCTTGAGCTTTTCCTTCAGCGCAGCCTGGCGCTTGGCCATGTGTTCCTGGTGGCGCTTTTGCATGTCGCCGTCACGGCCATCGCGGGCACCGCGGCCGGGGGCATCGGCGTTGGCTGTGCGGGCAGCGGGCGCTGCGGGAGGAGGTGGGGTCTGGGCCAGGGTGGGCAGGGCCAGGGCGGCCAGTGCAGCCGTAGCCAGAAGGCGGCGGGTAGAGAATGCCTGTGTCATGGTCTCGTTCCTTTCACGGGGAGGGAATCAGTCCACCGCAACGACCGTTGCAGCAGTTGCGTGGCAGTGTGCGCCGCCTGTGTTTCGCGCAGGTGAGTGCGCTTGAAGCCTGTGTAAAGTTGTGCCAACAAGTGGTGCAGCGCGCGCAGCCGCGCTGCTGCCACAGTGAGGTGCAGTAATTGTCAAAAACGCTGCTAGCGCTCACGGATAAAGCGTAAATAGCTATGTTTTTGATAGCTTTACAGGGCGTGGCGTGGATGTTGTCCACAACCTGCTCCACAGCTTTCTCCACAGGGTCGTTGCGCTGTGTTGCAACCCCTGAGCGCTGACGGCCCGGCGCATGCCTTGGCTGCACCGACAATCACCCACCTCAGACACAACGAAACGAAGGATTTCCGTGTTCAAGAACTTGATCGTGTACCGCATTGCTCCTGGCTGGCAGGCTGATTTGACGCAGGTGGAAGAAGCGCTGGCCAAGACGCCTTTCACGGAATGCGGCGCCACCCAGGAAAAGTCGCTGGGCTGGATTGCGCCCCGGGGCGAGGCGCATGGCGCGCTGGTGGAGTCGGTCGGGGGGCAGTGGATCTTGCGCTTCATGGTCGAGACCAAGGTGCTGCCCGGCTCGGTGCTCAACCGCAAGGTCAAGGAAAAAGCCGCCCGCATCGAGCAGGAAACCGGTCGCAAGCCCGGCAAGAAGGAAAGCAAGGAACTCAAGGACGAGGCCAAGCTGGACTTGCTGCCCATGGCTTTCACCAAACAGGGCAGCCTGTGGGTGTGGATTGACACCGATGCGCGCCTGCTGGTGCTGGACACCTCGGCCCAGGGCCGCGCCGACGAGGTGGTGAGCCTGCTGGTGGATTCGCTGCCGGGCCTGTCGGTCTCGCTGCTCAACACCCAGACCAGCCCGCAAGCGGCGATGGCGCACTGGCTCGCCACCCAGGAGCCGCCCGTGGGCTTCAGCATCGACCGCGAGTGCGAGCTCAAGAGCGCCGATGAAGCCAAGGCCGTGGTGCGCTACGCACGCCACCCGCTCGACATTGAAGAAGTGCAGCAGCACATCCAGCAAGGCAAGTTGCCCACCAAGCTGGCGCTGACCTGGGACGACCGCGTCTCCTTCATGCTCACCGAGGGGCTGCAGGTGCGCAAGCTGTCGTTTCTGGACACCGTGTTTGAAGGCACCAAGGCCGACGATGGCGGCTTTGACACCGACGTGGCTATTGCCACGGGCGAGCTGGTCAAGCTGATTCCCGATCTGATCGAAGCCCTGGGCGGCGAGGCAGAAAGCGGCGTGGCCAGTGCGGCTGAGGCCATTGCCGCCGCAGGGCCTGCCAATGCATCCGCAGTGGGCGCGGCGCCAGCGGCCCCGGCCCAGCGTGCCGTGCCTGCCACGCCCGTGCGCAAGTCTGGCGGCGGGGTGGTGACAGGCCCGGCCACTGCGCCTGTGGATACCGATCCCGATTCGGCACCCTTTTGAGCCGTAGCGCTCTGGGCAATGCGTGCATCCGCGCCGGATGCACGCATCGCGTTACTTGCGCAGGTTCAGGCCTTGCACGGCTTCCCGGCCCACGGCGGGGTCGTCGGTAAAAAAGCCATCCACCCCGGCCCGCAGAAAGGTCTGGATCTCGCCCACGCTGTCGCCACGCGCGGTGGGGTCTGTGGCGGGCGACTTTTTGTGCGATGCAGGCAAAAAGGCGTTTTCAGGGCGCAGGGTCCAGATGTGAACCGCCAGGTTCAGGGCGTGGGCCTCTTTCACCAGCGCGGTGGGGGTGCCCAGCACACCGTCCTTGGGGCGGATGACCAAGTCTTTGTGTGCGCCCACCACGTTGGCATAGGTGGCCATTTCCTTCAACCCCTCGGCAGTGGCCATGTCGGCATAGGTGCGGGTGTTGCCTGCTGCCACAAAGTCATAAGGGCGGCCATTGGGTGACAGCAACTGCACCAGGCGCACCGAACTTTGCTGGCGCAGTGCCTTGAGATTGGCCACCTCGAAAGACTGCACATACACCGGCGCGTCTTTGTGGTTCCAGCCGTTTTTCTCCAGCACGGCCAGCAGGGCGGGCTCCAGCGGTTTGCCGATGGACTGGAAGAAGCTGGGGTGCTTGGTCTCGGGGATGACGCCAATGGTGCGCCCCTTGGCTGCTGATTGCGACTTGGCCAGGTCGATCACTTCCTGCAGCGTGGGCACCTCGAACTGCCCGTTGTAGGCCACGTTGGCGGGGCGGATGGCCGGGATGCGCTCGCGCGCACGCAGCGTCTTGAGCTCGGTCAGGGTGAAGTCCTCTACAAACCAGCCGGTGATGGCGGTGCCGTCAATCGTCTTGGTGGTCTTGCGGGCCGCAAACTCGGGCCGGTCCACCACGTCGGTGGTGGCCTCACGCACGCTGCCATCGGGGTTGAGGATGGCGATCGCGTTCTCGTGCCGGGCGACCAGCACCCCGTCCTGCGTGATGACCAGATCCGGCTCGATCAGGTCTGCACCATCGTCAATGGCTTTTTGGTAGGCAGCCAGCGTGTGCTCCGGCCTGAGGGCGGAGGCGCCGCGGTGACCGATCACCGTGGGTGTGGGCGGCCAGGTGGCGGAGTCTGCCGCAGTGGCTGGCAAGACGTAGCAGCCAAGGGCGGCTGCGGCCATCACCAGCGCCATGTGGCGCCGGGCGATGCCGGATGGGGTGGCCCGGTCAAGGGGCTGGGTAGCGCCGTTGTGAAAAGGGCTGCCAACGGGGTGATGAACGGTGTTGCGCATGGTCTCCTCCTCCTGTACATGAGCAAAGCGGTACATGGTGGCACAGGTGGATGAAGCGCTGACGACAGCGTTGCCTATCAATGAAATTGGGCTTTTGCGCCCGTATGCAGAGCGCAGGAAGCTACAAATTCAGTAGCAAGCTAAACCTTGCTCGCTTTTCCTTCATGCGTTGGCTGCAGCCTACCTCCGCTTCCGCTTCCCGCCAGGTCGTCCAGGATGGGGCAGTCGGGCCGGTCGTCGCCGTGGCAGCAGCCCACCAGGGTTTGCAGGGTGCGCTGCATGGCCTGCATTTGTGCGATGCGTTCGGTGAGCTGGGCGATGTGGGTTTGTGCAATGTGCTTGACCTGGGCGCTGGTGCGGCTGCGGTCTTGCCACAGGGCTACCAGGGTGGCGATTTCCTCCATGGAAAAGCCCAGGTCGCGCGCGCGGCGGATGAAGTGCAGGGTGTGCACATCGGCCTCGGTGTACTGGCGGTAGCCGCTGTCGGTGCGCGCCACGGGGGGCAGCAGGCCCAGCGATTCGTAGTGGCGCACCATGCGGGCCGACACGCCAGCGCGGCGCGCGGCCTCGCCAATGGGCACGGGCCAGGCGGACCGCGCCGTGGGGGCCTGCCGTGCGGTGGGGGCTGTCATGCGGCGACTTGGTAGCCTTCTTCGGCAATGGCGGCAGCCAAGGGCTCGCGCGCGGCGGTGGTCTGCACTTGCACCTGGCCGCTGGCGCGGTCGATCTGCACGGTGGCAGCAGGGTCCACCTGCTGGATGGCCTGCGTGACGGCACGTTCGCAGTGGCCGCAGGTCATGCCTTGGACCTGGAAGGTTTGGGTGGTGGGCGCGTTGGACATGGTGTGCTCCTGTTGGAAGGTGAATGGGTTTCGAGCGATGGTGAACCGGTCTGGGCTCCATCATGAACCTTCACATGGTGGCAGGGTCAAGCAGATGTTTTGCCCTGGTCAAAAAAGTGGAAAAAAGGGTTGGATGGTGAACAAGCCTTGACCTTCACATGGCGTCAAGGATTACTGTCTTGCCCATGACGACCTCCAACCCCACCCCATCCCTCCGCTCACCCTCTGTTTCTCCAGCCGTGGCCGAAGCCGCTCTGTCGCTGGACCTGGGCATTGGCGGCATGACCTGCGCGAGCTGCGTGGGCCGCGTGGAGCGGGCGCTGCGCAAGGTGCCCGGCGTGCAAGATGCCACGGTGAACCTGGCTACCGAGTCGGCCCGGGTCTCCTTTGTGGCTGCTGAGGCATCGGCCATGGACGCACAGTTGCGCCGCGCCGTGCGCAATGCGGGCTACGAGCCGCGCACTGCCGATGTGGGGGATGGGGCTGAGGACGCCTCGCCCTGGGCCGGGTTTGGGCCCGTGGCGGTGGGGCTGGCGTTGTCGGCCCCGCTGGTGCTGCCCATGTTGGGGGATCTGTTGGGCATGCACTGGATGTTGCCCGCCTGGGCGCAGTTTCTGTTGGCCACGCCGGTGCAGTTCATCCTGGGCGCACGCTTTTACAAGGCGGGCTGGGCGGCAGCCAGGGCGCTGAGCGGCAACATGGACTTGCTGGTGGCGGTGGGCACCAGCGCGGGCTGGGGCTTGTCGATGTGGCTGTGGCTGACGGCTCCTGCCGATCACCCCGGGCATGTGCCGCATCTGTACTTTGAGGCCTCGGCGGTGGTAGTCACGCTGGTCCTGCTGGGCAAGTGGCTGGAGGCCCGCGCCAAGCGGCAGACCACGGCGGCGATCCGCGCGCTGCATGCCTTGCGGCCGGATGTGGTGCATCTGTTGGGTAAGACTGGCGAAGTGGATGTGCCCGTGGCGGAGGTGCTGGTGGGTGACCGGCTGGTGGTGCGCCCCGGCGAGCGCATCCCTGCCGACGGGGTGATCACCGAGGGGCAGACGCAGGTGGACGAATCCATGCTGACGGGCGAGCCCTTGCCTGTGGCCCGTGAGGTGGGCGGACGGCTGACGGGCGGGTCCATCAACGGGGAAGGGCGCATCGTGATGCAGGTGCTGGCCGTGGGGTCTGAAACCGTGCTGGCCCAAATCATCCGGCTGGTGGAGGACGCACAGGCCGCCAAGGCCCCGCTGCAGCGGCTGGTGGACAAGGTTTCTGCCGTGTTTGTGCCTGTGGTGCTGGCATTGGCCCTGGTCACCTTGCTGGGTTGGCTGTGGAGCGGCGCCGGGGTGGAAGCGGCCCTGGTGCATGCCGTGGCGGTGCTGGTGATTGCCTGCCCTTGCGCGCTGGGGCTGGCCACGCCTGCGGCCATCATGGCGGGCACGGGCGTAGCGGCGCAGCACGGCATCCTCATCAAGGATGTGCAGGCGCTGGAAGTGGCCCACAAGGTGGACACCGTGGCCTTTGACAAGACGGGCACGCTGACCGTAGGCCAGCCCCGGCTGGTGGCCCTGGATCTGGCGGACGATGCAGACGCGGTGGGCATTCTGGCCGCCGTGGCAGCTGTGCAGGCAGGCAGTGAACACCCCCTGGCCCGTGCGGTGGTGGCAGCAGCGGCAGAGCGCGCGGTGCCACCCGTAGGGGCTGACCAGGTGGCAGCGGTGCGTGCGGTGCCGGGACGGGGCACAGAAGGCAGGGTGCAGGGCCAGCCCTGGCACATTGGCAGCTTGCGCTGGATGCAGGAGCTTGATGCAGCCTTGCCTGCCCCGCTGGCCGAGCGTGCGCAGGCTTTGCAGGCCGAGGGGTACACCGTGTCTGCCGTGGCTGCCCACACGCTGGATTCCCAGCAGGGCCTGCAGGTGCGGGCCTTGCTGGCCTTTGGTGACGAACCCAAGCCCGGCGCACGCGAGGCGCTGGCAGCACTGAAGGCGCGGGGCATTCGCACGGTGATGATCTCTGGGGACAACCGGGGCGCAGCCTGTGCCATGGCGCGGCGGCTGGGGCTGGACCCGGATGCGGGTGACGTAATGGCTGAGGTGCTGCCTGCGGACAAGGCCGCGCAGGTGCGCTTGTTGCAGCAGGGCAACGGCTCAGATGTAACAGCTGGGCACGGGGCCGGGGCACAGCGCCACATTGTGGCGATGGCAGGCGACGGCGTGAACGATGCCCCCGCACTGGCCGCCGCCGATGTGGGCATGGCCATGGGCAACGGCACCGATGTGGCCATGCACGCCGCAGGCATCACCCTGATGCGGGGGGACCCGCGGCTGGTGGCCGCGGCGCTGGACATCTCCCATCGCACGGTGCTCAAGATCCGGCAAAACCTGTTCTGGGCCTTTGCGTACAACGTGGCGGGCATCCCGCTGGCGGCCCTGGGCTACCTCAGTCCCGTGGTGGCGGGGGCAGCCATGGCCCTCAGTTCCGTGAGCGTGATGGCAAATGCCCTTCTACTCAAACGGTGGCGCATGTGATAAACCCCGAAGGAAAGCATCCAAATCTGGCAAACTGCAACAAATAGTTTCAGAAAAGTAAACTAAAAAATTGCGGAATACCTAGGTATTTCTGGCGGTGCGTCTCCATCTTGAGGAATGTCAATCATGAATCTTTTTTCGCTCATGCGGCTGTTCACTATCCGGTTCCGAATGCTGGGGGCCATCGCCGTGGTGTTGAGCTTGCTGGGGCTGCTGGGTGGGGCGGGCATGCTGGGCATGTTCCGCATTTATTCGATGAGCGAAGACTTCATGCACACCTCGTTCCAGGAGGTGACGTACATGGCCCAGCTGCACGCCACCATGGGGTCGATCCGGCAGTTTGAAAAGGACATGATCATTGGCTATGAAAAGCCTGAGGTGGTGAAGGCCGCGCACACCAAGTGGCTGGAGAGCCTGGACAAAGCCAAGTCAGTGGCCTCGCGTTTCCTGGAGGGCGAGGAGGATGTGGACAACGCCGTGGTGCGGGACATCATCAAACGCCTGGACAGCTACAAGGAAGCCTTTGCCCATGTGGCACGCCAGCTGGAGGCCGGGGGCTATGACACGGCCACCATTGCCAACCGCATGAGTGGCAAGGCCGTGGGTGAGTTTGCCGAAGCCGACAAGTTGATGAAGAACCTGGAAGAGGTTCTGCGCACCAAGGTGGACAAGTCGGTGGCTGACCAGAAGAGCGTCTCCACCCAGACCAAGTGGCTGTTTGCACTGGCCGTGCTGATCACCGTGGTGGTGGTGGTGCCCCTGACCTTGCTGAACATGCATTCCATCTGCAAACCGCTGGATGAAGCCCAGCGCGCCGCCAAGGCTATTGCAGGCGGTGACCTTTCGCAAGCCATCCGCGCCGAAGGGCGTGATGAAGTGGCCGACCTGCTGCGCGCCCTGGGCGACATGCAGCAGGGCCTGGGTTCGCTGGTGGCGCAGGTGCGCGATGCCAGCGGCAACATTGCCACCGCCAGCCAGGAAATCGCCACCGGCAACCAGGACTTGTCGCACCGCACCGAGCAGACCGCCAGCAACGCACAGGCGGCAGTGAGTTCGCTGTCGCAGATCACGGCCACGGTGCAGCAGACGGCTTCTTCCTCGCAAATGGCGAACCAGCTGGCGGTGTCGGCCAGCACCACGGCCACGCGCGGGGGCTCGGTGGTGGAGCAGGCGGTGTCCAGCATGCATGAGATCTCGGCCTCCAGCCGCAAGATCGGGGACATCATTGGCCTGATCGACTCCATTGCCTTCCAGACCAACATCCTGGCGCTGAACGCGGCGGTGGAAGCCGCCCGCGCGGGCGAGCAGGGTCGTGGCTTTGCCGTGGTGGCCAGCGAAGTGCGCAGCCTGGCCCAGCGCAGCGCTGCAGCGGCCAGCGACATCAAGACGCTGATCCAGAGCAGCGTGGCCGCCGTCGATGGCGGCGTGCGCCACGTGGAAGACGCTGGCTCGGCCATGAAGGAAATCGTGAGCAGCGTTCAGCGCGTGGGCGACATCATTGGCGAGATCACGGCGGCGGCCTCCGAGCAGTCGGCAGGCATTGGCGCGGTGAACCAGTCGGTGGGCGAGATTGACCGCATGACACAGCAGAACGCGGCGCTGGTGGAGGAATCTGCAGCCGCGGCCGAGTCG from Acidovorax sp. DW039 harbors:
- a CDS encoding EAL domain-containing protein, producing the protein MSDPVAEREQVEAQRLKALHSYSILDTPHEECFDQLALLASRLCNTPMAVVNFLDADRQWFKASVGIPVRQTQRSLAFCHHALRSPGEPMVVEDATTHPVFATNPMVVGPPHVRWYACIPLVTAEGHALGTLAVMDTRSRQITDNELQALRMLAHQTMDQLELRRQRHVLQQMLNEREQMHAALRSQTRVLEAASRTARLGGWAVDLPDQTLTLSPELARRLDLPAAGAPLEQLVAVFTRQHSDRIRAALQACMYLGQPLDEVAEVSAPSGKVAWVRIAGQAVRDERGQTVRVEGALQDVSAQHQAELQAQRNAQHHADLLQVQQQISSLDMALPDALKLVALTVQRQTGARGAMIELLEAEQLVAKASVGDMVRPEGSLLSVHDSLLWPALRQGRTVWCNDTEAAGWDMASMPHRWGVRSVMAAPLRAGNQIVGALKVTSDQTDAFSRSDVDRLEILTESLGTTVQLRHVASQLQASAQQYRLMFDEHPHPMWVYERSTFRLLAVNQAMLALYGYTEAELLQMNLLDLWPERERARVMASVQTTNPQRRLVPVVTRQVRKDGGVFEVEITAGSISFNGVEARQVLAIDITERRRAEREIARMGRAQRLLSACNETLVRATSEEALLQSICQIAVDIGGYRMGWVGFARDDAQRTIEQMAHAGHSREYLEKLQVSWDPDSPYGQGPAGRAVRSGEPVIVQDIRQSPDFGDWTQRMLDHGFHGVICLPLRERDRTFGLLYLYAPEILHISNEEAELLQELANDLAFGITSLRAHQAQRRMLESVTKVAAAVSVSTGTEFFVQLARNMAEALGAQAGSLIRLAAPEAGGQPRAINMGTVVDGVVQPAFDLPLEGTPSMRLLTQRQYVVPDHMLEQYPGSPLGSGMQARAFAGQQLCNMDGEVIGAIFVLFREPLTDLDFVTSTLQIFAARASAEIERQTADARIRHQASLLDKAQDAILVRDLDHRIIYWNKSAERMYGWTRLQVLGQAVDTLLYDDPAPFLRATQATVEHGEWTGELVQKHRDGRTIEVEGRWTLVRGDDGRPQSILAINTDITQRKATEREIQRLAFYDPLTSLPNRMLLMDRMHHALAAARRHQQGGALLFIDLDNFKQLNDTLGHDQGDLLLQQVATRLTHCVRNVDTVARLGGDEFVVMLEELSPSGDDLVLHARSVGEKILSMLSVPYPLQGYQYRSTPSIGIAPFTGTESTTVGELLKQADLAMYQAKTAGRNTLRFFDPQMQAVVTARAALEADLRVALAQDEFLLHYQPQMRQADERTGSVAGVEALLRWKHPRRGMVPPSDFIPLAEETGLILPLGRWVLHHACKLLADWQADPLRRDLTMAVNVSSSQFRSPSFVEDVARVLAITGAPSGQLKLELTESVLVEDMEATIATMTALRAYGVGFSLDDFGTGYSSLSYLKRMPLDQLKIDQSFVRDLLTDPNDAAIVDTIIGLSRSLGLEVIAEGVETAEQRDLLAHAGCELYQGYFFSKALPAEELDGFLHRMLPAPSTPPERKAHAADALQQR
- a CDS encoding Spy/CpxP family protein refolding chaperone, coding for MTQAFSTRRLLATAALAALALPTLAQTPPPPAAPAARTANADAPGRGARDGRDGDMQKRHQEHMAKRQAALKEKLKLTAAQEGAWTEFTTAMQPPARPARPDPKELDKLTTPERIDRMRTLRAQHTAEADRRDEAVKKFYASLSPEQQKTFDAEMPRGPGMHGRPGMHGGPGGHDHGKRGGPQGRPTPDGEGSPR
- a CDS encoding recombination-associated protein RdgC, translated to MFKNLIVYRIAPGWQADLTQVEEALAKTPFTECGATQEKSLGWIAPRGEAHGALVESVGGQWILRFMVETKVLPGSVLNRKVKEKAARIEQETGRKPGKKESKELKDEAKLDLLPMAFTKQGSLWVWIDTDARLLVLDTSAQGRADEVVSLLVDSLPGLSVSLLNTQTSPQAAMAHWLATQEPPVGFSIDRECELKSADEAKAVVRYARHPLDIEEVQQHIQQGKLPTKLALTWDDRVSFMLTEGLQVRKLSFLDTVFEGTKADDGGFDTDVAIATGELVKLIPDLIEALGGEAESGVASAAEAIAAAGPANASAVGAAPAAPAQRAVPATPVRKSGGGVVTGPATAPVDTDPDSAPF
- a CDS encoding glycerophosphodiester phosphodiesterase: MAAAALGCYVLPATAADSATWPPTPTVIGHRGASALRPEHTLAAYQKAIDDGADLIEPDLVITQDGVLVARHENAIAILNPDGSVREATTDVVDRPEFAARKTTKTIDGTAITGWFVEDFTLTELKTLRARERIPAIRPANVAYNGQFEVPTLQEVIDLAKSQSAAKGRTIGVIPETKHPSFFQSIGKPLEPALLAVLEKNGWNHKDAPVYVQSFEVANLKALRQQSSVRLVQLLSPNGRPYDFVAAGNTRTYADMATAEGLKEMATYANVVGAHKDLVIRPKDGVLGTPTALVKEAHALNLAVHIWTLRPENAFLPASHKKSPATDPTARGDSVGEIQTFLRAGVDGFFTDDPAVGREAVQGLNLRK
- the cueR gene encoding Cu(I)-responsive transcriptional regulator — protein: MTAPTARQAPTARSAWPVPIGEAARRAGVSARMVRHYESLGLLPPVARTDSGYRQYTEADVHTLHFIRRARDLGFSMEEIATLVALWQDRSRTSAQVKHIAQTHIAQLTERIAQMQAMQRTLQTLVGCCHGDDRPDCPILDDLAGSGSGGRLQPTHEGKASKV
- a CDS encoding cation transporter, translating into MSNAPTTQTFQVQGMTCGHCERAVTQAIQQVDPAATVQIDRASGQVQVQTTAAREPLAAAIAEEGYQVAA